In the genome of Acidovorax sp. 69, the window GGCCAGGAACACGTAGACCGGGATGAACACCGTGAACAGGTCAAACATCTTGCTGCCCACAATGTAGAACTGCAGGGGCAGCACCACAAAAAATGCCAGCACCAGACTGCGATGGTCGCCGCGCCGGGTGGGCGAGAGCGTGATGAACTCGCGCAGCGCAAAAAACCCCACGATGGCAAACAGCACCGTGGCCACCGTGTCGCCCAGCACCCAGCCGATCCAGAAGACGGAAGCCATCACCCAGGATGTTTTGAGCAGGCCCCAGAAGCGTTTGGCCTCCAGCGCACTGGCTTCGGCTTCAGCGTCGTCGCTGGCGTGCTCGCGCAGATTGCGCACAAAGGCCCAGACGGTGACGATGGACAGAATGCCGAACACGACGAGGAACAAAGCCCCGATCTGCTGGGTGGCGGTGAGATTGCGCAGGAAGTTGTTCATGTCAGCGCGCCCCCTCGGGGGCAGCGATAGGCGAAGAGAGGGGCTGAGGCGTTGTCATGGGGTTCAGACTTCCCTGAGCGCAATGACGGCGCGGCGCGCGCGGTCAAGGAACGGGCGACGCTCTTCGCCTGCTTCCAGCTGAATGGGCTCCCCAAACGTCACCGAACACAGGATGGGCACGGGCACCACTTCTCCCTTGGGCATCACGCGCTGCACGTTGTTGATCCATGCGGGCACCAGCACCACCTGCGGGAACATTTGCGCCAGCTTGAAAAGGCCCGATTTGAAGGACTGCGGCTCGTCGCCATGGCCGCGCGTGCCCTCGGGGAAGATCACGATGGAGTCGCCGCTCGACAGTGCGCGCACCAGCGGTGCCAGCGGGTCGGACTCGGGCAAGGCGGCGCGCAGCTCTTCAGGGGTGGGCGCACGCGGCGGGGCTTCGGGCGAGGGGTCGGGGCCACCGGCCATTGCGGTGTCGGCATCGGTCGGTGCAATGGGCACGCCCGTTGGCTCGGCCGCTGCGGGCGCAGGCGTCCGCGCGGGAGTCGCTTGGCGGTCCACATAGACGGCGTTGAACACGGCCGTGGTGATCCACTGGCGAAACGGCGTCTGGGTCCAGTAGTCCTTGGCCGCAATGGGGCGGGTGATGCTGCGCAGCTCCTCGGGCAGCGCGGCCCAGATCAGCACCATATCAGCGTGGCTCTGGTGGTTGGCGAAATAGATGCGCTGCTCGGCCTTGGGCGGGCAGCCATACCAGCGGGCCTGGGACCCTGTCAGAAACCGCACGATCCCCAGCAGAAGGAAACTCATCAACTTGGCAAGCATGGCGGGGATGATACGGGGGCGGGCCAGCCCTTTCTTCGCAAGGCTGGCGAGGCCGCCTTTGCCCCCGTGCGGTTCTACACCCAGATCCGGTACGCCCAGAACGCCTCTTCGCCGTAGATGCCGTCGTACAGCGCCTGCGGGGCGAAGCCGGTGATGCGTCGTGTCACGCGGCACAGATGCGACTGGTCCGAGAAACCAGCCCCCGCTGCCACGTCGGCCCATTTCACCGTACCCTGGGCTGCGTCGGCAGCAATGGCGTCAAAAAATGCCTGCTCGACCTTGCCAAAGCCGCGCAGCT includes:
- a CDS encoding lysophospholipid acyltransferase family protein; its protein translation is MLAKLMSFLLLGIVRFLTGSQARWYGCPPKAEQRIYFANHQSHADMVLIWAALPEELRSITRPIAAKDYWTQTPFRQWITTAVFNAVYVDRQATPARTPAPAAAEPTGVPIAPTDADTAMAGGPDPSPEAPPRAPTPEELRAALPESDPLAPLVRALSSGDSIVIFPEGTRGHGDEPQSFKSGLFKLAQMFPQVVLVPAWINNVQRVMPKGEVVPVPILCSVTFGEPIQLEAGEERRPFLDRARRAVIALREV